The following are encoded together in the Magnetospirillum gryphiswaldense MSR-1 v2 genome:
- a CDS encoding DUF2336 domain-containing protein encodes MEEKLREEDVARLLANPSADIRAEIADKIAGQHQGLSQTQRKLAEDIFRLMAKDAEVRVREALARQLKENPTVPHDIAASLARDVESVSLPMLQFSEVLTDEDLIEIVKSQGAEKQVAVAKRAHVSAGLADALVDTHNESVVATLVGNDGAEIAEATLQRVVDEFAQSDAVGGPLVSRRTLPVTVAERLMTRVSENLRQALMARPDMSPETATNLMLQARELAVLGLADADTDVLKLVDHLYRNARLTPSIILRAVCMGDMTFFEAAMAKLARIKLENARTLIHDAGKRGFEALFDKAGLPKAFYAAMRAAIDVSYEMEYDGGPNDRERFSRRMIERILTQYGDLGVDFENDDLEYLLAKMNQLPATTLSE; translated from the coding sequence GTGGAAGAAAAGCTAAGAGAGGAAGACGTCGCCCGGCTGCTGGCCAATCCTTCGGCCGACATCCGTGCCGAGATCGCCGACAAGATCGCCGGGCAGCACCAGGGGTTGAGCCAGACCCAGCGCAAGCTGGCGGAGGACATCTTCCGCCTGATGGCCAAGGACGCCGAGGTGCGCGTGCGGGAGGCGCTGGCCCGTCAGCTCAAGGAAAATCCCACCGTTCCCCACGACATCGCCGCCAGTCTGGCCCGCGACGTGGAATCTGTGTCGCTGCCCATGCTGCAGTTTTCCGAGGTGCTGACCGACGAAGATTTGATCGAAATCGTCAAAAGCCAAGGGGCCGAAAAGCAGGTGGCGGTGGCCAAGCGCGCCCATGTGTCGGCGGGATTGGCCGATGCCCTGGTCGACACCCACAACGAAAGCGTCGTCGCCACCTTGGTCGGCAATGACGGTGCGGAAATCGCCGAGGCGACGTTGCAGCGCGTGGTCGACGAATTCGCCCAATCCGACGCGGTGGGTGGTCCCTTGGTGTCGCGCCGTACCCTGCCGGTGACGGTGGCCGAGCGGCTGATGACCCGGGTGTCGGAAAACCTGCGTCAGGCATTGATGGCCCGGCCCGACATGTCGCCGGAAACCGCCACCAATCTGATGTTGCAGGCGCGTGAACTGGCAGTGCTGGGATTGGCCGATGCCGATACCGACGTGCTCAAGCTGGTCGATCACCTGTATCGCAATGCCCGCCTGACGCCCTCCATCATTCTGCGCGCGGTGTGCATGGGCGACATGACCTTCTTTGAAGCGGCCATGGCCAAGCTGGCCCGCATCAAGCTGGAAAACGCCCGCACCCTGATCCACGATGCCGGTAAGCGCGGCTTCGAGGCCCTGTTCGACAAAGCCGGCCTACCCAAGGCGTTTTATGCCGCCATGCGTGCCGCCATCGACGTATCCTATGAAATGGAATATGACGGTGGTCCCAATGATCGGGAACGCTTTTCACGCCGCATGATCGAACGTATCCTGACCCAATACGGCGATTTGGGTGTCGATTTTGAAAACGACGATCTGGAATATCTGCTGGCCAAGATGAACCAATTGCCAGCGACCACTTTAAGCGAATAA
- a CDS encoding ChaN family lipoprotein — protein sequence MRLSTVAVALLLALPVQAAEPPAPTAPLERDHPLVGRIWQPASKAFITADALAAQAAAADMVLLGETHDNADHHALQAWMVGRLMVPSSPKPLLAFEMLDRSQGPALEAHLAAHPKDADGLGAAVGWDKSGWPDWALYRPIAKAALEEGAAVATANLSKDDSRAIAKGDIPTPWRDKLGLETPQDPGQRQAMEADIQAGHCNMLPERALPAMVRVQRARDAAMAWTMAQAPRAVLIAGAGHVRNDRAVPVHLASMAKGKHVLALAFLEVQPGKTEPAQHAEVYDTDHLPFDAVWFTPKAERTDQCEAFKRHLDKKKD from the coding sequence ATGCGCCTTAGTACCGTTGCCGTCGCCCTGTTGCTTGCCCTGCCGGTTCAAGCGGCGGAACCACCCGCCCCCACCGCACCGTTGGAACGCGACCATCCGCTGGTCGGCAGGATATGGCAGCCAGCCAGCAAGGCCTTCATCACCGCCGACGCACTGGCGGCACAGGCGGCAGCGGCGGACATGGTGCTGCTGGGGGAAACCCACGACAATGCCGACCACCACGCCTTACAGGCCTGGATGGTGGGGCGGTTGATGGTGCCATCCTCGCCCAAACCGCTGCTCGCCTTCGAGATGCTCGACCGCAGCCAAGGCCCTGCGCTAGAGGCCCATCTGGCAGCCCACCCCAAGGATGCCGACGGCCTGGGGGCGGCGGTGGGCTGGGACAAATCGGGCTGGCCCGACTGGGCACTTTATCGCCCCATCGCAAAGGCGGCACTGGAAGAAGGTGCCGCCGTGGCAACGGCCAATCTATCCAAGGACGACAGCCGTGCCATCGCCAAGGGCGACATCCCCACCCCCTGGCGCGACAAGCTGGGCCTGGAAACACCGCAAGATCCCGGCCAGCGCCAAGCCATGGAGGCCGACATCCAGGCCGGCCATTGCAACATGCTGCCCGAGCGGGCGCTGCCGGCCATGGTCCGGGTCCAACGCGCCCGTGATGCCGCCATGGCCTGGACCATGGCCCAGGCGCCACGCGCCGTGCTGATCGCCGGAGCCGGGCACGTGCGGAACGATCGGGCGGTGCCAGTGCATCTGGCGAGCATGGCCAAAGGGAAGCACGTGCTGGCGCTGGCCTTCCTGGAGGTCCAGCCCGGCAAAACCGAACCGGCGCAACACGCGGAAGTCTATGACACCGACCATCTGCCGTTCGATGCGGTGTGGTTCACGCCCAAGGCCGAACGCACCGACCAGTGCGAAGCGTTCAAGCGGCATCTGGACAAGAAAAAGGACTGA
- a CDS encoding TRAP transporter permease, with protein MTGTAITDDQGAHGFLQGNAARAVFIVGIVFSLFQIWTATFTPLSTQVVRSVHVGFLLLTSFLLFGLRKSHARDHIPWYDWVLAATSFALGLYHWVFEEDLIVRSGDPTTADLVVGVVVIALVFEAARRIMGLALPIMCGVFIPYALLGPLLPGPLAHRGFGFDQLIDQLFLGPEGIYGTPTFVSATYIFLFILFGSFLEHAGMIRLFNDVSLGLVGWAKGGPAKVSVISSGFMGTINGSGVANVLTTGQFTIPLMTKFGYRPAFAGAVEATASMGGQIMPPVMGAVAFIMAETIGVPYAEIALAAIIPAVLYYASAFWMVHLEAGKQGLLGLSKAECPSALKAVREGWYLFLPLIALVTLLFSGYTPLFAGVIGLGCTALLIIGHALAGSIPTGLLRWVFWLGLALSAAALNKAGFRAEILISILVLGLALPCLFFVKGRAVLGTIMGSLADGARNAVGVGVACALVGVLIGVTTLTGIASSFAGAIVALADGNLFLALVLTMIACIILGTGLPTIPNYIITASIAAPALLQMGVPLIVSHMFVFYFGIMADLTPPVALAALAASSIARAGHMEIGWLATRIAAAGYVVPFMAVYEPALMLQGDPSVLLVAYMVFKALVGIALWGGAAIGHFFTDLNWPERLWATLGAGLLVAALPITDELGFAVSAAFVVWQWRKSRKAVVTA; from the coding sequence ATGACCGGCACCGCCATCACCGACGACCAGGGCGCCCATGGTTTCTTGCAGGGTAACGCCGCCCGCGCCGTGTTCATCGTCGGCATCGTCTTCTCGCTGTTCCAGATTTGGACGGCGACCTTCACCCCCTTGTCGACCCAGGTGGTGCGCTCGGTCCATGTGGGCTTTTTGCTGCTGACCAGCTTTTTGCTGTTCGGCCTGCGCAAGTCCCACGCCCGCGACCATATCCCGTGGTACGACTGGGTACTGGCGGCGACGAGCTTTGCCCTGGGGCTGTACCACTGGGTGTTCGAGGAAGATCTGATCGTGCGTTCGGGCGACCCCACCACCGCCGATCTGGTGGTCGGCGTGGTGGTCATCGCCCTGGTGTTCGAGGCGGCGCGGCGGATCATGGGCCTAGCCCTGCCGATCATGTGCGGGGTATTCATCCCCTATGCCCTGTTGGGGCCGTTGCTGCCGGGGCCGCTGGCCCATCGCGGCTTCGGCTTCGACCAGTTGATCGACCAGTTATTCCTGGGGCCGGAAGGTATTTACGGCACCCCCACCTTCGTTTCCGCCACCTATATTTTCCTGTTCATCCTGTTCGGCTCGTTCCTGGAACATGCCGGCATGATCCGGCTGTTCAACGACGTGTCGCTGGGGCTGGTGGGCTGGGCCAAGGGCGGACCGGCCAAGGTCAGCGTCATCTCGTCCGGCTTCATGGGCACCATCAACGGCTCGGGCGTCGCCAACGTGCTGACCACCGGCCAGTTCACCATTCCGCTGATGACCAAGTTCGGCTATCGCCCGGCCTTCGCCGGCGCGGTCGAGGCCACCGCCTCCATGGGCGGGCAGATCATGCCGCCGGTGATGGGCGCCGTCGCCTTCATCATGGCCGAGACCATCGGCGTGCCTTATGCCGAGATCGCCCTGGCCGCCATCATCCCCGCCGTTCTTTATTACGCCAGTGCCTTCTGGATGGTGCACCTGGAAGCGGGCAAACAGGGATTGCTGGGCCTGTCCAAGGCCGAATGCCCCAGCGCCTTGAAGGCGGTGCGCGAGGGCTGGTATCTGTTCCTGCCGTTGATCGCCCTGGTGACCTTGCTGTTTTCCGGCTACACGCCATTATTCGCCGGTGTCATCGGCCTGGGCTGCACGGCCTTGCTGATCATCGGCCATGCGCTTGCCGGCTCGATCCCCACCGGGCTCTTGCGCTGGGTGTTCTGGCTGGGCCTGGCCTTGAGCGCCGCCGCCTTGAACAAGGCCGGCTTCAGGGCCGAGATTCTGATTTCCATCCTGGTGCTGGGGTTGGCCCTGCCCTGCCTGTTCTTCGTCAAGGGCCGCGCCGTGCTGGGGACCATCATGGGCTCGCTGGCCGACGGCGCCCGCAATGCCGTCGGCGTCGGCGTTGCCTGTGCCCTGGTCGGCGTGCTGATCGGCGTCACCACCCTGACCGGCATCGCGTCGAGCTTCGCCGGCGCCATCGTCGCCCTGGCCGACGGCAATCTGTTCCTGGCCCTGGTGCTGACCATGATCGCCTGCATCATCCTGGGCACCGGCCTGCCGACCATTCCCAATTACATCATCACCGCCTCCATCGCCGCGCCCGCTTTGCTGCAAATGGGGGTGCCGCTGATCGTCTCGCACATGTTCGTGTTCTATTTCGGCATCATGGCCGATCTGACCCCGCCGGTGGCCCTGGCGGCCTTGGCCGCCAGTTCCATCGCCCGGGCCGGTCACATGGAAATCGGCTGGCTGGCCACCCGCATCGCCGCCGCCGGCTATGTGGTGCCGTTCATGGCCGTCTATGAACCGGCGCTGATGCTGCAAGGCGATCCCTCGGTTTTGCTGGTGGCTTATATGGTGTTCAAGGCCTTGGTCGGTATCGCCCTGTGGGGCGGGGCGGCCATCGGCCATTTCTTCACCGACCTGAACTGGCCTGAGCGCCTGTGGGCAACGCTGGGTGCTGGCCTGCTGGTGGCCGCCCTGCCCATCACCGACGAATTGGGCTTCGCCGTCTCCGCTGCTTTCGTGGTGTGGCAATGGCGCAAAAGCCGCAAGGCGGTGGTGACGGCGTGA
- a CDS encoding DUF1850 domain-containing protein, with protein MAQKPQGGGDGVIGLCLMLAAGVNIVRLDLPDGRFGLRWVHSIEKVEWQEDWRADGTGLSLTLARIKGSGAGMEPPEGARLRDGWYEWRPGVPPLPRLILGRSDAVADHVLCIGGDCRPLWAYIAGTNPVTLEPCHAP; from the coding sequence ATGGCGCAAAAGCCGCAAGGCGGTGGTGACGGCGTGATCGGATTGTGCCTGATGCTGGCTGCGGGGGTGAACATTGTGCGGTTGGACCTGCCCGACGGGCGCTTCGGTCTGCGCTGGGTCCATTCCATCGAAAAGGTGGAATGGCAGGAAGACTGGCGGGCCGATGGCACCGGCCTGAGCCTGACCCTGGCCCGCATCAAGGGCAGCGGCGCCGGCATGGAGCCGCCCGAGGGCGCCCGTTTGCGCGACGGCTGGTATGAATGGCGGCCCGGCGTGCCCCCCCTGCCCCGGCTGATCCTGGGCCGATCGGACGCGGTGGCCGATCATGTCCTGTGCATCGGGGGCGACTGTCGGCCCTTATGGGCGTACATTGCCGGCACCAACCCGGTCACCTTGGAACCCTGCCATGCGCCTTAG